The following are encoded in a window of Bradyrhizobium sp. WBOS07 genomic DNA:
- a CDS encoding B12-binding domain-containing radical SAM protein, whose product MRAESNGTSRRILCVFPRYTSSFGTFEHSYPLTDGVRAFMPPQGLLLISAYLPKEWQVRFVDENLRRTTREEFEWAEAVFVSGMHIQRQQMNDICRRAHEFDLPVALGGPSVSACPDYYPSFDYLHVGELGDATNQLIEILSRDTSRPESQVVLTTKDRVPMTEFPIPAYELADVKKYFLGSIQYSSGCPYQCEFCDIPGLYGRNPRIKTPQQIIAELDRLRECGMTDTVYFVDDNFIGNRKAALDLLPHLVEWQKRTGYVVRLACEATLNIAKRPEILEKMRDAYFVTIFCGIETPDPDALKAMQKDHNMMVPILEGVRTINSYGMEVVSGIIMGLDTDKPNTSEALLAFVEESRIPLLTINLLQALPKTPLWDRLEREGRLIHDDGRDSNVDFLLPYDEVVASWKQAMAVAYAPDKVYARYQHQCDHVYTQRLKVPVSDEMKTWPNIRRGLVMLRNIFWKVGVLGDYRRVFWKFALGRIMRGDLEGLIGCTLVAHHLITFARAASSGRQNASNYSIRLREAAVPAE is encoded by the coding sequence ATGCGAGCTGAAAGTAACGGAACGTCCCGGCGGATCCTCTGTGTATTTCCGCGCTACACCTCGTCCTTCGGTACGTTCGAGCATTCCTATCCCCTGACCGACGGCGTCCGCGCCTTCATGCCGCCGCAGGGACTGCTGCTGATCTCCGCCTACCTTCCGAAAGAGTGGCAGGTCAGATTCGTTGACGAGAATCTCCGCCGCACGACCAGGGAGGAGTTCGAATGGGCCGAGGCGGTCTTCGTCAGCGGCATGCACATCCAGCGCCAGCAGATGAACGACATCTGCCGCCGCGCGCATGAATTCGACCTGCCGGTCGCACTTGGCGGCCCCTCCGTCAGCGCCTGCCCGGATTATTATCCCTCGTTCGATTATCTCCATGTCGGCGAGCTCGGCGATGCCACCAACCAGCTGATCGAGATCCTGTCGCGCGACACCTCTCGCCCCGAGAGCCAGGTCGTGCTGACCACCAAGGATCGCGTGCCGATGACGGAGTTTCCGATCCCGGCCTACGAGCTTGCCGACGTGAAGAAGTATTTTCTCGGCAGCATCCAATATTCCAGCGGCTGTCCCTATCAGTGCGAGTTCTGCGACATCCCCGGCCTCTACGGCCGCAACCCGCGCATCAAGACGCCGCAGCAGATCATCGCCGAGCTCGACCGCCTGCGCGAATGCGGCATGACCGACACGGTCTATTTCGTCGACGACAATTTCATCGGCAACCGCAAGGCGGCGCTCGACCTGTTGCCGCATCTGGTCGAATGGCAGAAGCGGACCGGCTACGTGGTCCGGCTCGCCTGCGAGGCGACGCTCAACATCGCCAAGCGGCCCGAGATCCTCGAGAAGATGCGCGACGCCTATTTCGTCACCATCTTCTGCGGCATCGAGACGCCGGATCCCGATGCGCTGAAGGCAATGCAGAAGGACCATAACATGATGGTCCCGATCCTGGAGGGCGTGCGCACCATCAACTCCTACGGCATGGAGGTCGTGTCCGGCATCATCATGGGGCTCGACACCGACAAGCCGAACACGTCGGAGGCGCTGCTCGCCTTCGTCGAGGAATCGCGCATTCCGCTGCTCACCATCAACCTGCTGCAGGCGCTGCCGAAGACGCCGCTGTGGGACCGGCTCGAGCGCGAGGGCCGCCTGATCCACGACGACGGCCGCGATTCCAACGTCGACTTCCTGCTACCCTATGACGAGGTCGTCGCGTCCTGGAAGCAGGCCATGGCGGTCGCTTACGCGCCGGACAAGGTCTACGCCCGCTACCAGCATCAGTGCGATCATGTTTACACGCAGCGCCTCAAGGTGCCGGTCTCGGACGAGATGAAGACCTGGCCCAACATCCGTCGCGGCCTCGTCATGCTGCGTAACATCTTCTGGAAGGTCGGCGTGCTCGGCGACTACAGGCGCGTGTTCTGGAAGTTCGCGCTGGGACGCATCATGCGCGGCGATCTCGAAGGCCTGATCGGATGCACGCTGGTCGCGCATCATCTCATCACCTTTGCGCGCGCGGCCTCCAGCGGCAGACAGAACGCCTCGAACTATTCGATCCGGCTGCGCGAGGCCGCCGTTCCGGCCGAATGA
- the eutC gene encoding ethanolamine ammonia-lyase subunit EutC encodes MSDPSVPARPAIDLRSFTPARVALGRTGASVPTRALLDFTLDHARARDAVHAAFDAPRLRADLRGLGLDVTEARSQVADRGDYLRRPDLGRRLEPGSVEDLKRAASAPCQLALVIGDGLSAAAVHAHAATLVSRLLPLLAEGDAVAVGQVVVSQVVVASGARVALGDEIGAILGARMVVMLIGERPGLSAPDSLGAYLTFAPKPGRTDAERNCVSNIHHAGLSYDEAAFKIAWLVREGLARQVSGVALKDESADRAPRRIGTFSPG; translated from the coding sequence ATGAGCGACCCGTCGGTTCCGGCCCGCCCCGCCATTGACCTCAGGTCATTCACGCCCGCGCGCGTCGCGCTGGGCCGCACCGGTGCAAGCGTGCCGACCAGGGCGCTGCTCGATTTCACGCTCGACCATGCCCGCGCCCGCGATGCCGTGCATGCCGCCTTCGATGCGCCGCGCCTGCGCGCCGATCTCCGTGGCCTCGGCCTCGACGTCACCGAGGCGAGGAGCCAGGTGGCCGACCGCGGGGATTATCTGCGGCGGCCGGATCTGGGGCGACGGCTCGAGCCCGGCTCGGTCGAGGACTTGAAGCGAGCAGCTTCCGCGCCATGCCAGCTTGCGCTGGTGATCGGCGACGGACTGTCCGCGGCGGCGGTCCATGCCCATGCGGCGACCCTGGTGAGCCGTCTGCTGCCGTTGCTCGCGGAAGGCGATGCCGTCGCCGTCGGCCAAGTCGTCGTCAGCCAGGTCGTCGTCGCCTCAGGCGCGCGCGTTGCGCTCGGCGATGAGATCGGCGCCATTCTCGGCGCGCGCATGGTCGTGATGTTGATCGGCGAACGGCCCGGCCTGTCGGCGCCGGACAGTCTCGGCGCCTATCTGACCTTCGCGCCGAAGCCCGGCCGCACCGATGCCGAGCGCAATTGCGTGTCCAACATCCACCACGCCGGGCTCAGCTATGACGAGGCCGCCTTCAAGATCGCCTGGCTGGTCCGCGAGGGGCTGGCCCGGCAGGTCAGCGGCGTGGCGCTGAAGGACGAGAGCGCGGACCGTGCGCCGCGTCGAATTGGCACATTCTCGCCCGGGTGA
- a CDS encoding RND family transporter, giving the protein MLEKHSENEVHVDKVEQGPTSSIAFGLERLGLIAVRAPIVSCIVLVALIIGAVFGIHRIKIDDSLSQLFRSDTREFKQYEEVTKKFPAEEFDVLVVVEGKNLLARDNLEKLRDFVTDLQLVDGTRGLVSLFSARQAPAPGKLPAALFPAELPEGADYDKFIETVKNNEIIRGKLLSEDGTLALVVLSLDPEVVASNKLTKTVADIRALMKESLGDTGLNVQLSGVPVMQLEIRNAVERDGLTYNILGILAGCIIAIIFFRKVSFMIAAAFPPMIAILLALGALGWANFNLNMFLNVMTPLIMVISFSDSMQLTFAARDRLIAGQDKFTAFKNAVLVVGPACVLTHGTAGISFIALQFSDSDLIRKFGEAGLAATIIALVAVLSLVPVFGVLFVRNEKVFAVKFQGADAGVQALRNFCYWIAVRMVGRPGLFSLIAVLFVGGLGVIYANLEPRYRLADQVPDKRQAVAASDRLDAKLTGANPVNVLIVFPKGQSLYSPETLQTIAEVHATVEKSAGVGNVWSLETLRRWLTEKAGNADVATLKEYVSVIPEHLVRRFIDAEQDAVVVAGRVPDKDSSQLLPIVDKLDSELNTVRNKHPGYEIAVTGLAAIAARNSASMIEKLNHGLTIEFALVAIFIGLAFRSWVVTLACILPGIFPVVMSGTVLWAMGEGLQFASVVALTVSFGLGLSATIHFLNRLRLENRPGVGSALAVERATVLVGPALILTTVVLACGLVVTVFSDLPSLRLFGWLSAFSMVMALVADLFILRPTAMWLINLHARLQGADKPAI; this is encoded by the coding sequence ATGCTCGAAAAGCACAGCGAGAATGAGGTTCATGTCGACAAGGTCGAGCAGGGACCTACGTCCTCGATCGCCTTCGGGCTGGAACGGCTCGGACTGATCGCCGTCCGGGCGCCGATCGTCTCCTGCATCGTCCTGGTCGCGCTGATCATCGGCGCCGTGTTCGGCATCCACCGGATCAAGATCGACGATTCGCTGTCGCAGCTGTTTCGCTCGGATACCCGCGAATTCAAGCAGTATGAAGAGGTGACGAAGAAGTTCCCGGCCGAGGAATTCGACGTCCTTGTCGTGGTCGAGGGCAAGAACCTGCTGGCGCGCGACAATTTGGAGAAGCTGCGCGACTTCGTCACCGACTTGCAGCTGGTCGACGGCACGCGCGGGCTGGTCTCTCTGTTCTCGGCGCGGCAGGCGCCGGCACCGGGCAAGCTGCCGGCGGCTCTGTTCCCGGCCGAGCTGCCCGAAGGCGCCGACTACGACAAGTTCATCGAGACGGTCAAGAACAACGAGATCATCCGCGGCAAGCTGTTGTCGGAAGACGGGACGCTGGCGCTCGTCGTGCTGTCGCTCGATCCGGAGGTCGTCGCCTCCAACAAGCTGACCAAGACCGTGGCCGATATCCGCGCGCTGATGAAGGAGAGTCTCGGCGACACCGGGCTCAACGTGCAGCTCTCCGGCGTGCCGGTGATGCAGCTCGAGATTCGCAATGCGGTCGAGCGCGACGGGCTGACCTACAACATCCTCGGCATTCTCGCCGGCTGCATCATCGCCATCATCTTCTTCCGCAAGGTCTCGTTCATGATCGCGGCCGCGTTCCCGCCGATGATCGCGATCCTGCTGGCGCTCGGCGCGCTCGGCTGGGCCAATTTCAATCTCAACATGTTCCTGAACGTGATGACGCCGCTCATCATGGTCATCAGCTTCTCGGACTCGATGCAGCTCACCTTTGCCGCGCGTGACCGGCTGATCGCAGGCCAGGACAAGTTCACCGCGTTCAAGAACGCCGTGCTGGTGGTCGGCCCGGCCTGCGTGCTGACGCACGGCACAGCCGGCATCTCCTTCATTGCGCTGCAATTCTCCGACTCCGATCTGATCCGCAAGTTCGGCGAGGCGGGCCTCGCCGCCACCATCATCGCGCTGGTCGCGGTGCTGTCGCTGGTGCCGGTGTTCGGCGTGCTGTTCGTGCGCAACGAGAAGGTGTTTGCGGTCAAGTTCCAGGGCGCGGATGCCGGCGTCCAGGCGCTGCGCAATTTCTGCTACTGGATCGCCGTGCGCATGGTCGGCCGGCCCGGCCTGTTCAGCCTGATCGCCGTGCTGTTCGTCGGCGGCCTCGGCGTCATCTACGCCAATCTGGAGCCGCGCTACCGGCTCGCCGACCAGGTGCCGGACAAGCGCCAGGCGGTCGCCGCCAGCGATCGGTTGGACGCCAAGCTCACCGGCGCCAATCCGGTCAACGTGCTGATCGTGTTTCCGAAGGGGCAGTCGCTCTATTCGCCGGAAACGCTCCAGACCATTGCCGAGGTGCACGCGACGGTCGAGAAATCCGCCGGGGTCGGCAACGTCTGGTCGCTGGAAACGCTGCGCCGCTGGCTGACGGAGAAGGCCGGCAACGCCGACGTCGCCACGCTGAAGGAATATGTCAGCGTCATCCCCGAGCATCTGGTGCGGCGCTTCATCGACGCCGAGCAGGACGCCGTCGTGGTGGCCGGCCGCGTGCCGGACAAGGATTCCAGCCAGCTGCTGCCGATCGTCGACAAGCTCGACAGCGAGCTCAACACCGTCCGCAACAAGCATCCCGGTTACGAAATCGCGGTGACGGGCCTGGCTGCGATTGCGGCCCGCAACTCGGCGAGCATGATCGAGAAGCTGAATCACGGCCTCACGATCGAGTTTGCGCTGGTCGCGATCTTCATCGGTCTCGCGTTCCGCTCCTGGGTGGTGACGCTCGCCTGCATCCTGCCCGGCATCTTCCCGGTGGTGATGTCGGGCACGGTGCTGTGGGCGATGGGCGAGGGGCTGCAATTCGCCAGCGTCGTCGCGCTCACGGTCTCGTTCGGCCTCGGCCTCAGCGCCACCATCCACTTCCTCAACCGCCTGCGCCTGGAGAACAGGCCGGGGGTCGGCTCCGCGCTCGCGGTGGAGCGGGCGACCGTGCTGGTCGGACCGGCGCTGATCCTGACCACGGTGGTGCTGGCCTGCGGCCTCGTCGTCACCGTGTTCTCCGACCTGCCGTCGCTGCGGCTGTTCGGCTGGCTCAGCGCCTTCTCGATGGTGATGGCCCTCGTCGCCGACCTCTTCATCCTCAGGCCGACGGCGATGTGGCTGATCAATCTGCACGCCCGGCTGCAGGGGGCCGACAAACCCGCGATCTGA
- the hpnC gene encoding squalene synthase HpnC, with protein MTSASELRSGKGDRDENFPVASWIIHPRHRALILAYYNFVRTADDIADHATLPPDQKLAYLDLLEAELLGKGDSQAEAVSLRRALAERGMAPRHALDVLTAFRMDVTKLRYETWDEVIHYCRYSAMPVGRFMLDVHGESTSTWAASDALCAGLQINNHLQDCGKDFRELNRVYLPRDALAAHGASAEQLGLSQSPPAMLACLHGLAARNEALLDEGRSLAAEIRDFRLGVDVAVIQAYADRIVRLLKVRDPLRERVHLNKFELLVFSLAGMLGEAGRRAMGRKPISRPGTAHDA; from the coding sequence ATGACCTCTGCGAGCGAATTGCGATCCGGCAAGGGAGACCGCGACGAGAATTTTCCCGTCGCGTCCTGGATCATTCATCCGCGTCATCGCGCCCTGATCCTGGCCTATTACAATTTCGTCCGCACCGCCGACGACATCGCCGACCACGCGACGCTCCCGCCCGACCAGAAGCTCGCCTATCTCGACCTGCTCGAGGCGGAACTGCTCGGCAAAGGCGATAGCCAGGCCGAGGCCGTCAGCTTGCGGCGGGCGCTTGCCGAGCGCGGCATGGCGCCGCGCCATGCGCTCGACGTGCTGACCGCGTTCCGCATGGACGTGACCAAGCTGCGTTACGAGACCTGGGACGAGGTCATCCACTATTGCCGCTATTCGGCGATGCCGGTCGGCCGCTTCATGCTCGACGTCCACGGCGAGAGCACCTCGACCTGGGCCGCATCGGATGCGCTCTGCGCAGGCCTGCAGATCAACAACCACCTGCAGGATTGCGGCAAGGATTTCCGCGAGCTCAACCGCGTCTATCTGCCGCGCGATGCGCTGGCGGCACACGGCGCCTCGGCCGAGCAGCTCGGGCTTTCACAGTCGCCGCCGGCGATGCTGGCCTGCCTGCACGGGCTTGCCGCGCGCAACGAAGCGCTGCTCGACGAGGGCAGGTCGCTGGCCGCCGAGATCCGGGATTTTCGTCTCGGCGTCGACGTCGCGGTGATCCAGGCCTACGCCGACCGCATCGTGCGCCTCTTGAAGGTGCGCGATCCCCTGCGCGAGCGGGTGCATCTGAACAAGTTCGAGCTGCTCGTCTTCAGCCTTGCCGGGATGCTCGGCGAGGCCGGCCGCCGCGCGATGGGACGCAAGCCCATCTCCAGACCGGGGACTGCACATGACGCTTGA
- the hpnD gene encoding presqualene diphosphate synthase HpnD, with translation MTLEATSPGADYGSTASGSSFYAAMRILPHDQREAMFQIYSFCRQVDDIADSDGPREERLAALQEWRNDIDALYQGNPPPRLKDYVASVKTFGLKREDFLAIVDGMEMDVPQDIRAPDMATLDLYCDRVASAVGRLSVRVFGLPEDDGIQLAYHLGRALQLTNILRDIDEDAGLGRLYLPREALLHAGITSDDPNRVIAERALPKACLPLTQRAKAHFEKSDEIMNRNKRRVVRAPRIMSKYYHSILDLLIARGFNAPRQPVRVSKVTRIAILLRYAFI, from the coding sequence ATGACGCTTGAGGCGACCTCGCCCGGCGCCGATTATGGCTCGACCGCATCCGGCAGCTCGTTCTACGCCGCGATGCGCATCCTGCCGCATGACCAGCGCGAAGCGATGTTCCAGATCTACAGCTTCTGCCGCCAGGTCGACGACATCGCCGATTCCGACGGCCCGCGCGAGGAGCGGCTCGCCGCGCTGCAAGAGTGGCGCAACGACATCGACGCGCTCTATCAGGGCAATCCGCCGCCGCGGCTGAAGGATTACGTCGCCTCGGTGAAGACCTTCGGCCTCAAGCGCGAGGACTTCCTGGCGATCGTCGACGGCATGGAGATGGACGTGCCGCAGGACATCCGCGCGCCCGACATGGCGACGCTGGATCTGTATTGCGATCGCGTCGCCAGCGCGGTGGGACGGCTGTCGGTGCGGGTCTTTGGCCTGCCCGAGGACGACGGCATCCAGCTCGCCTATCATCTGGGCCGCGCGCTTCAGCTCACCAACATCCTGCGTGACATCGACGAGGACGCCGGCCTCGGCCGGCTCTATCTGCCGCGCGAGGCGCTGCTGCATGCCGGCATCACCTCTGATGATCCGAACCGCGTGATCGCCGAGCGCGCGCTGCCGAAGGCCTGCCTGCCGCTGACGCAGCGTGCGAAGGCACATTTCGAGAAGTCGGACGAGATCATGAACCGCAACAAGCGCCGCGTCGTGCGCGCGCCGCGGATCATGTCGAAATATTATCATTCCATTCTGGATCTGCTGATTGCGCGCGGTTTCAACGCGCCGCGCCAGCCGGTGCGCGTGTCGAAGGTCACACGCATCGCAATCCTGCTCCGTTACGCTTTCATCTGA
- the hpnE gene encoding hydroxysqualene dehydroxylase HpnE has protein sequence MQKTAHIIGAGISGLSAAVRLANAGFKVAVHEATHQAGGRCRSYFDGATNLTIDNGNHLLLSGNSHARAYARAIGTEAGLVGPESAQFPFVDIKTGQRWQIDLGSGRLPTWVLDESRRVPDTGLADYLKLAPLIWASEQTLVGKSIPCEGVLYQRLVQPLLLAALNVDPPEGSAGLAGAIVRETLLAGGQACRPLIARDGLSAVLIEPAVKFLQERGHIVQLGHELRSFASNNGKASALNFGGEDVIQIGEGDVVVMAVPPRAAANLLPGLKTPTEFRAIVNAHFRITPPPGSAPILGVIGGIVEWLFAFPNRLSVTISNGDRLVDMPREELAQAVWNDVCKAGGVSGELPPWQIVRERRATFAATPAQNALRPGPVTALKNLFLAGDWTATGLPATIEGSVRSGDRAADLVLAAKAS, from the coding sequence ATGCAAAAGACAGCTCACATCATCGGTGCCGGGATTTCCGGCCTTTCCGCCGCCGTGCGGCTCGCCAATGCCGGCTTCAAGGTCGCCGTGCACGAGGCCACGCACCAGGCCGGCGGCCGGTGCCGCTCCTATTTCGACGGCGCCACCAACCTCACCATCGACAACGGCAATCATCTGCTGCTGTCGGGCAACAGCCATGCGCGGGCCTATGCGCGCGCGATCGGCACCGAGGCGGGCCTGGTCGGGCCGGAGAGCGCGCAGTTTCCGTTCGTCGACATCAAGACCGGGCAGCGCTGGCAGATCGATCTCGGCAGCGGCCGGCTGCCGACCTGGGTGCTCGACGAGAGCCGCCGCGTGCCCGACACGGGCCTTGCCGATTACCTGAAGCTGGCGCCGCTGATCTGGGCCTCGGAACAGACGTTGGTCGGCAAATCCATTCCTTGCGAAGGCGTCCTTTACCAGCGCCTGGTGCAGCCGCTGCTGCTCGCGGCCCTCAACGTCGATCCGCCCGAGGGCTCGGCCGGGCTTGCCGGCGCCATCGTGCGCGAGACGCTGCTGGCCGGCGGGCAGGCCTGCCGGCCGCTGATCGCCCGCGACGGTCTCAGCGCCGTGCTGATCGAGCCCGCGGTGAAGTTTTTGCAGGAACGTGGCCACATTGTTCAGCTCGGCCATGAGCTGCGTTCGTTTGCGAGCAACAACGGCAAGGCCAGCGCGCTGAATTTCGGCGGCGAGGATGTGATTCAGATCGGCGAGGGCGATGTCGTGGTGATGGCGGTGCCGCCGCGCGCCGCCGCCAACCTGCTGCCGGGCCTGAAGACGCCGACCGAGTTCCGCGCCATCGTCAATGCGCATTTCCGCATCACGCCGCCGCCGGGTTCGGCGCCGATCCTCGGCGTGATCGGCGGAATCGTGGAATGGCTGTTCGCGTTCCCGAACCGGCTTTCCGTCACCATCAGCAATGGCGACCGTCTGGTCGACATGCCGCGCGAGGAACTCGCGCAGGCGGTCTGGAACGACGTCTGCAAGGCCGGCGGCGTGTCCGGCGAGCTGCCACCGTGGCAGATCGTGCGCGAGCGCCGCGCCACATTTGCGGCGACGCCGGCGCAGAACGCCCTGCGCCCGGGGCCGGTCACCGCGCTGAAAAACCTGTTCCTTGCCGGGGATTGGACTGCTACGGGATTGCCTGCAACCATCGAGGGATCGGTCCGGTCCGGAGATCGCGCCGCCGATCTGGTTCTGGCCGCCAAAGCATCCTGA
- the shc gene encoding squalene--hopene cyclase yields the protein MDSVNATSREALQPGTLQPGILESSIASATQGVLDFQQADGHWVFELEADCTIPAEYVLLRHYLAEPVDAVLEAKIANYLRRIQGAHGGWPLVHDGEFDMSASVKAYFALKMIGDSVDAPHMVRAREAIHARGGAIHSNVFTRFLLAMYGVVTWRAVPVLPIEIVLLPFWSPFHLNKISYWARTTMVPLMVLAALKPRAKNPKGVGIDELFLQDPRSIGMTAKAPHQSLAWFLLFRSLDAILRVIEPLFPKSLRKRAIDAALAFTEERLNGEDGMGAIYPPMANIVMMYDALGKDENYPPRAVTRRGIDKLLVIHDDEAYCQPCVSPVWDTTLTAHALLEAGGDKAVPAAKQGLDWLIPRQELELKGDWAVKRPDVRPGGWAFQYNNAHYPDLDDTAVVVMSMDRMRREHGTTGYDAAIARGREWIEGMQSDDGGWAAFDVNNLEYYLNNIPFSDHGALLDPPTEDVTARCISMLAQLGETAATSKHVADGVAYLRKTQHPEGSWYGRWGMNFIYGTWSVLCALNMAGVDHGDPMIRKAAAWLASIQNEDGGWGEDAVSYRLDYKGWEAAPSTASQTAWALLALMAAGEVDHPAVARGVEYLIATQNKKGLWDEQRYTATGFPRVFYLRYHGYPKFFPLWALARYRNLRNTNSRVVGVGM from the coding sequence ATGGATTCCGTGAACGCGACCAGCCGCGAAGCCCTGCAGCCGGGGACCTTGCAACCGGGCATCCTGGAATCGAGCATTGCATCTGCGACGCAGGGCGTCCTCGATTTCCAGCAGGCGGACGGGCATTGGGTGTTCGAGCTCGAGGCCGACTGCACGATTCCGGCCGAATACGTCCTGCTCCGCCACTATCTCGCCGAGCCGGTCGATGCCGTGCTCGAAGCCAAGATCGCCAATTATCTTCGCCGCATCCAGGGCGCCCATGGCGGCTGGCCGCTGGTGCATGACGGCGAGTTCGACATGAGCGCCAGCGTGAAGGCCTACTTCGCGCTGAAGATGATCGGCGATTCCGTCGACGCCCCGCACATGGTGCGTGCGCGCGAGGCGATCCACGCGCGCGGCGGCGCGATTCACAGCAACGTCTTCACCCGCTTCCTGCTTGCGATGTACGGCGTGGTGACCTGGCGCGCGGTGCCGGTGCTGCCGATCGAGATCGTGCTGCTGCCATTCTGGTCGCCGTTCCATCTCAACAAGATCTCCTATTGGGCGCGCACCACCATGGTGCCCTTGATGGTGCTCGCAGCGCTGAAGCCGCGCGCGAAGAATCCGAAAGGCGTCGGCATCGACGAGCTCTTCTTGCAGGATCCGCGCTCGATCGGCATGACCGCCAAGGCGCCGCACCAGAGCCTGGCCTGGTTCCTGCTCTTTCGTTCGCTCGACGCCATCCTGCGCGTGATCGAGCCGCTGTTTCCCAAGAGCCTGCGCAAGCGGGCCATCGACGCCGCGCTCGCCTTCACCGAGGAGCGCCTCAACGGCGAGGACGGCATGGGCGCGATCTATCCGCCCATGGCCAACATCGTCATGATGTACGACGCGCTCGGCAAGGATGAGAATTATCCGCCGCGCGCGGTCACGCGCCGGGGCATCGACAAGCTGCTCGTGATCCACGACGACGAGGCCTATTGCCAGCCCTGCGTCTCCCCGGTTTGGGATACGACACTGACGGCGCATGCGCTGCTGGAGGCCGGCGGCGACAAGGCGGTGCCGGCCGCCAAGCAGGGCCTCGACTGGTTGATCCCGAGGCAGGAGCTCGAGCTGAAGGGCGACTGGGCGGTAAAGCGGCCCGACGTGCGTCCGGGCGGTTGGGCCTTCCAGTACAACAACGCGCATTACCCCGACCTCGACGACACCGCCGTGGTGGTTATGTCAATGGACCGCATGCGCAGGGAGCACGGCACCACCGGCTACGACGCCGCGATTGCCCGGGGCAGGGAGTGGATCGAGGGCATGCAGAGCGACGACGGCGGCTGGGCCGCCTTCGACGTCAACAATCTCGAATATTACCTCAACAACATCCCGTTCTCCGACCATGGCGCGCTGCTCGATCCGCCGACCGAGGACGTCACGGCGCGCTGCATCTCGATGCTGGCCCAGCTCGGCGAGACCGCGGCGACCAGCAAGCACGTGGCCGACGGGGTCGCCTATCTGCGCAAGACCCAGCATCCCGAGGGGTCCTGGTACGGCCGCTGGGGCATGAATTTCATTTATGGAACCTGGTCGGTGCTCTGCGCCCTCAACATGGCCGGCGTCGACCACGGGGATCCCATGATTCGCAAAGCCGCCGCCTGGCTGGCCTCGATCCAGAACGAGGACGGCGGCTGGGGCGAGGACGCCGTCAGCTACCGGCTGGACTACAAGGGCTGGGAGGCCGCCCCCTCGACCGCCTCGCAAACGGCATGGGCCTTGCTTGCCCTGATGGCGGCAGGCGAGGTTGATCACCCGGCCGTCGCCCGCGGGGTGGAGTACCTGATTGCAACACAAAACAAAAAAGGACTGTGGGACGAGCAGCGGTACACCGCCACAGGCTTCCCCCGCGTGTTCTATCTGCGGTATCATGGTTACCCAAAGTTCTTTCCGCTGTGGGCGTTGGCGCGGTATCGGAACTTGCGGAACACCAACAGCAGGGTGGTAGGGGTCGGAATGTGA
- a CDS encoding phosphorylase, with protein sequence MGVGAVSELAEHQQQGGRGRNVTLGTGDYFTVGQAIDPRPILIVTGLVQEARIAAGPGMAVICSSSSPTQLRALLTVVDPETIRGVISFGVAGGLDPSLRSGDVVLATEVLSGDTRWAAGLSLGDDLIDRLTSGRRRVVRGSLAGAEEVVTKRACKAALHSETGAAAVDMESHIAAAYATEAGLPFAAVRVISDPAHRALPAIARAAIKPNGQIDLAAVLRGIARNPATLHALVSTGIDFNRALRSLRGCRDYLIGTELIESEVLVSKAA encoded by the coding sequence GTGGGCGTTGGCGCGGTATCGGAACTTGCGGAACACCAACAGCAGGGTGGTAGGGGTCGGAATGTGACTTTGGGGACGGGGGACTATTTTACCGTGGGTCAGGCCATCGACCCGCGGCCGATACTGATCGTGACCGGATTGGTGCAGGAGGCCCGCATCGCGGCCGGGCCGGGAATGGCGGTCATCTGTTCATCCAGCAGCCCGACGCAATTGCGGGCGCTTCTGACCGTAGTGGACCCCGAGACGATTCGCGGCGTGATCTCGTTCGGCGTCGCCGGCGGGCTCGACCCGAGCCTGCGTTCCGGTGACGTCGTGCTGGCGACCGAGGTGCTCTCCGGCGACACCCGCTGGGCCGCGGGGCTCTCGCTCGGCGACGATTTGATCGACCGCCTGACGTCGGGGCGTCGCCGCGTGGTGCGCGGCAGCCTCGCCGGCGCCGAGGAGGTGGTCACCAAGCGCGCCTGCAAGGCGGCGCTGCATTCGGAGACGGGCGCCGCCGCGGTCGACATGGAAAGCCACATCGCCGCCGCCTACGCCACTGAGGCCGGGCTGCCCTTTGCCGCGGTTCGCGTCATCAGCGACCCCGCCCATCGCGCGCTGCCAGCGATCGCCCGCGCCGCGATCAAGCCGAACGGCCAGATCGACCTCGCCGCCGTGCTGCGCGGCATCGCGCGCAATCCGGCAACGCTGCACGCCCTGGTCTCGACCGGCATCGACTTCAACCGCGCCCTGCGGAGCCTGCGCGGCTGCCGCGATTATCTGATCGGCACGGAGCTGATTGAGAGCGAAGTGTTGGTGTCGAAGGCGGCGTGA